A section of the Methanoregula formicica SMSP genome encodes:
- the tpiA gene encoding triose-phosphate isomerase codes for MSSPLILVNLKTYKEGMGNRAHMIAQAAQAVSQESGVTIGVAPGYIDLHPLCHHFSIPVYAQHVDGCEPGANTGHTTVEAIRAAGAAGSLVNHSERRLTIADIEASIRGLRNQKLISVVCSNNESTSAGAAALAPDYVAIEPPELIGSGVSVSKANPEIIKRSIAAVHAVNPNVRVLTGAGIQSGECVKIAVDLGTDGVLLASSVVKSKEPAAILRDLVSKL; via the coding sequence ATGTCATCACCACTGATTCTCGTTAACCTGAAAACGTACAAAGAAGGGATGGGCAACCGGGCCCACATGATCGCACAGGCTGCGCAGGCCGTCAGCCAGGAGAGCGGGGTGACCATCGGGGTTGCTCCGGGTTACATCGACCTCCATCCCCTCTGCCACCACTTCTCCATCCCGGTCTATGCCCAGCATGTCGACGGCTGCGAGCCCGGGGCGAACACCGGGCATACCACGGTCGAAGCCATCCGTGCAGCCGGTGCGGCAGGATCCCTCGTCAACCACTCCGAACGGCGGCTGACCATCGCCGACATCGAGGCATCGATCCGCGGCCTCCGGAACCAGAAACTCATCTCGGTTGTCTGCTCGAACAACGAGAGCACAAGTGCCGGTGCTGCAGCCCTTGCCCCCGATTACGTTGCCATCGAACCCCCGGAACTGATCGGCAGCGGGGTCTCGGTCTCGAAGGCGAACCCCGAGATCATCAAACGGTCCATTGCAGCCGTTCATGCCGTCAATCCAAACGTCAGGGTGCTCACCGGGGCGGGAATCCAGTCAGGAGAGTGCGTAAAGATCGCCGTGGACCTCGGAACGGACGGTGTCCTCCTTGCCTCAAGCGTGGTAAAATCAAAAGAACCGGCCGCGATCCTCCGCGACCTTGTATCAAAACTCTGA
- a CDS encoding CBS domain-containing protein, whose amino-acid sequence MHVPTPDELRARREALGMRQTELARRAGISQSMVARIEAGNVDPRVSTLNKIIVVLNSAEPKKIRAAQIMHTPVLSVQPQDAISRAVEIFEKNNISQLPVIERGIPVGCISEAVIVKAIEQQRLHKTHLFFVRDFMEPGFPTVPPDMDVETVVNILQQNHAVLVVDGRIVKGVITKHDLISLIM is encoded by the coding sequence ATGCACGTACCAACTCCCGATGAACTCCGGGCACGCCGCGAGGCGCTCGGTATGCGCCAGACCGAGCTGGCACGACGCGCCGGCATCAGCCAGTCCATGGTTGCGCGGATCGAGGCAGGTAATGTTGATCCCCGGGTCAGCACGCTCAACAAGATTATTGTCGTCCTCAACAGCGCGGAGCCCAAGAAGATCCGTGCCGCCCAGATCATGCACACCCCCGTCCTCTCGGTCCAGCCGCAGGACGCGATCAGCCGTGCCGTAGAGATTTTCGAGAAGAACAACATCTCCCAGCTGCCGGTCATCGAGCGCGGCATCCCGGTGGGCTGCATATCCGAGGCCGTCATCGTCAAGGCCATCGAGCAGCAGCGCCTCCACAAGACCCACCTCTTCTTTGTCCGGGACTTCATGGAGCCCGGCTTCCCCACCGTTCCCCCCGATATGGATGTCGAGACCGTGGTGAACATCCTGCAGCAGAACCACGCGGTGCTCGTTGTTGACGGGAGGATCGTAAAGGGGGTCATCACCAAGCACGACCTCATCTCCCTCATCATGTGA